A genomic stretch from Solanum stenotomum isolate F172 chromosome 8, ASM1918654v1, whole genome shotgun sequence includes:
- the LOC125872996 gene encoding NDR1/HIN1-like protein 1 — protein sequence MSAKDCGHHDEERHKLHRRLFAALVGFIILILFIILLIFLILRPTKPHFILQDATIYSFNISSPNLLTTNFQITLASRNPNDKIGIYYDKLDVYATYRGQQITLPTLLPQSYQGHKDFTIWSPFVYGNSVPVAPYLSESLSEDQMAGTVLINVKVDGRVRWKVGTFVSGKYHLNVNCPAYVGGKMIGNSIAVGSAMKYQLVQNCHVDV from the coding sequence atgtCGGCCAAAGACTGCGGCCACCACGATGAGGAACGTCACAAGCTACACCGCCGCCTATTCGCCGCCTTAGTTGGCTTCATAATCCTAATCCTCTTCATCATCCTTCTCATTTTTCTAATCCTTAGGCCAACAAAACCACATTTCATCCTCCAAGATGCTACTATATATTCCTTCAACATTTCCTCACCTAATCTCCTCACCACCAACTTCCAAATCACCTTAGCCTCTCGTAACCCTAATGACAAAATAGGAATTTACTATGACAAACTTGATGTCTATGCAACCTACCGTGGCCAACAAATTACTCTCCCTACACTTCTACCACAATCATATCAAGGTCATAAAGATTTCACAATATGGTCACCTTTTGTGTATGGTAACTCAGTCCCCGTCGCGCCGTACCTTAGTGAGAGTCTTAGTGAAGATCAAATGGCTGGAACTGTGTTGATTAATGTTAAAGTTGATGGAAGAGTTAGATGGAAAGTTGGAACATTTGTCTCAGGGAAGTATCATTTGAATGTCAATTGTCCAGCTTATGTTGGTGGTAAAATGATTGGAAACAGTATTGCTGTTGGTTCAGCTATGAAGTATCAATTGGTACAAAATTGTCATGTTGATGTTTAA